The following proteins are co-located in the Vanessa atalanta chromosome 11, ilVanAtal1.2, whole genome shotgun sequence genome:
- the LOC125067153 gene encoding solute carrier family 46 member 3-like, translated as MMADEKNVENGNNYVTEKHNKISGRNSFIKSKQKNKVKKDDIDTENLKELNIFQKAKLMMSLITVEPILACYVMPSVLSALATQNLYLDKACRVNLGFDHHICDALTKRQTANYTFEEEAVQTLVASVAGWKTVLQSFLPCGILIFLGAYSDRVGQRKFCMLLPIVGEFLTSIGLIINTYFFHQLPVEVAAVTEAIFPALTGGWFTMFMGVFSYIADVTTEEQRTLRIGIVNLFYSVGVPLGAALSGILVRKIGLYGVFSLSATIYVLSFLYGYYRIVEVKRTDLNLKKTNNCCEWTRDFFDTRYVKDTLMVAFKRGPNNRRLRVIMLVVVLCVVIGPIYGEISVMYLFTRYRFNWNEVDFSMFSTYAMCTSLVGTLFSVGVFSHLLKFDDAIIGVISCTSKILSGFMYAFSTKTWQIYIAPLIEIFNGTSFIAMRSMVSKLVEKDELGKVNSFFGVAEAMMPLVYAPMYTTVYTATLKTFPGAFFLLGGGLTVPAVLIFLWLYMANKKHSNANAQQKATEDPITDEKPEKVGIDNKAFETEEKNKISSKTEDTDKKEPENEDINTSQSQIEMGFTESMLCTSKL; from the exons ATGATGGCTGATGAGAAAAATGTCGAAAATGGAAACAATTATGTCAcagaaaaacataacaaaatcaGCGGCAgaaacagttttataaaaagtaaacaaaaaaataaagtgaaaaaGGATGATATAGACactgaaaatttaaaagaactaaatatatttcaaaaagcaAAACTTATGATGTCTCTCATAACAGTGGAACCAATTTTGGCTTGCTATGTTATGCCGTCTGTTCTTTCAGCGTTGGCTACGCAGAATTTATATTTGGATAAAGCTTGTAGAGTTAATTTGGGCTTCGATCATCACATATGTGATGCTTTGACTAAAAGACAAACTGCCAATTATACATTTGAAGAAGAAGCAGTCCAAACGCTAGTAGCTTCTGTAGCTGGATGGAAAACAGTATTACAATCATTTTTACCCTGTGGAATATTAATATTCCTCGGAGCCTATAGTGATAGAGTTGGGCAAAGAAAGTTTTGTATGCTTTTGCCTATTGTTGGAGAATTCTTAACTAGCATAggtcttattattaatacatatttttttcaccaATTGCCGGTTGAGGTAGCTGCTGTAACAGAAGCGATATTCCCAGCCTTAACTGGAGGCTGGTTTACTATGTTCATGGGCGTATTTAGCTACATAGCGGATGTTACGACGGAGGAACAAAGAACGTTGCGGATTGGAATTGTTAATCTATTCTATTCTGTGGGAGTGCCATTGGGTGCAGCTCTTAGTGGAATATTGGTGCGAAAAATTGGTCTATATGGTGTATTCTCCTTAAGTGCCACTATTTACGTGCTGAGTTTCTTATATGGCTACTATAGAATCGTTGAAGTCAAAAGAACCGATCTTAATttg aaaaagacCAATAATTGTTGTGAATGGACGCGAGATTTCTTCGACACGCGTTACGTGAAAGATACTCTGATGGTCGCCTTCAAACGTGGTCCAAACAATAGAAGATTAAGAGTTATTATGCTTGTGGTTGTCTTGTGTGTTGTAATTGGACCAATATACG GGGAGATATCTGTGATGTACTTGTTCACAAGATACCGATTCAACTGGAACGAAGTGGATTTTAGCATGTTTTCTACTTATGCTATGTGCACTTCTCTAGTGG GGACGCTTTTTTCCGTCGGCGTGTTCAGCCATCTGTTAAAATTTGACGACGCCATAATTGGAGTGATCTCTTGTACGAGCAAGATATTATCTGGTTTTATGTACGCCTTCTCAACAAAGACTTggcaaatatatatag CCCCacttattgaaatttttaatggcACCTCCTTTATTGCAATGAGGTCGATGGTTTCGAAGCTGGTGGAGAAAGACGAATTag gaaAGGTGAACTCTTTCTTCGGCGTGGCAGAAGCGATGATGCCGTTGGTATACGCTCCGATGTACACCACAGTATACACTGCGACTTTGAAGACCTTCCCTGGAGCCTTCTTCCTTCTCGGTGGAGGGCTAACTGTGCCCGCTGTACTTATATTCTT ATGGTTGTATATGGCAAATAAGAAGCATAGTAATGCAAACGCTCAACAAAAGGCTACAGAGGATCCAATCACAGACGAAAAGCCCGAAAAGGTTGGCATTGACAATAAAGCTTTTGAAACtgaagagaaaaataaaatctcttctAAAACAGAAGACACAGATAAGAAAGAACCAGAAAATGAAGACATTAACACTAGTCAGTCACAAATTGAAATGGGCTTTACCGAAAGTATGCTTTGTACTAGTAAATTGTAG
- the LOC125067154 gene encoding metacaspase-1-like, whose protein sequence is MSGYPYGGNPPQYPPPQNQIYPQIYNPANAPPPGQPIHAAPGYPSGQNPQFPYQPGFAIYPTQPLQPGQAPPPAAMSYPSGPTAPPSYAYQGFPTVTPQPSYEAPIEWIPSTPNDAHALSNRAVVAGFEGYDKSPLWVIRGRYEGDMIPGKLAIKHKAAYVPWGGRENAVNNIEVCCARPEKIRWVESRDGIIPQNAIIGGNTSAGEPLYIGRAREQGSLTPGKVHPSHKAMYLSFAGKEVAHKIYEILCTV, encoded by the exons ATGTCCGGAT ATCCATATGGAGGTAACCCTCCTCAATATCCACCTCCACAAAACCAAATATATCCCCAAATTTATAATCctgccaatgcaccaccaccTGGTCAGCCCATTCATGCAGCTCCAGGATATCCATCAGGCCAAAACCCTCAATTTCCATACCAACCTGGCTTTGCTATTTACCCAACGCAGCCACTACAACCTGGACAAGCACCTCCACCCGCTGCTATGTCTTATCCATCTGGTCCTACAGCTCCTCCATCTTATGCATACCAAGGATTTCCAACAGTTACCCCACAACCTAGTTATGAag CACCAATTGAATGGATTCCTTCTACACCAAATGATGCCCATGCTCTAAGCAATAGAGCAGTTGTAGCTGGGTTTGAAGGCTATGACAAGAGTCCACTATGGGTAATACGGGGAAGGTATGAAGGTGATATGATTCCGGGTAAACTGGCTATTAAACACAAGGCTGCATATGTTCCATGGGGTGGACGTGAAAATGCTGTCAATAACATTGAg GTTTGTTGCGCCCGACCGGAGAAAATTCGTTGGGTTGAGAGCAGAGATGGTATAATTCCACAAAATGCTATTATTGGTGGCAATACATCAGCCGGTGAGCCGCTGTACATTGGAAGGGCGAGGGAACAAGGATCTCTTACCCCGGGAAag GTACACCCGAGTCACAAAGCAATGTACTTATCTTTTGCCGGCAAAGAAGTAGCccacaaaatatatgaaatactaTGCACAGTTTAG
- the LOC125067155 gene encoding uncharacterized protein LOC125067155 isoform X3, producing the protein MVLVRYFDMLRFLSPTLQYVGSVKADVYYYSFINFRPMFMTGMGEKLMDERRKSRMIIEHILIYHDLNPEYREQIKIMVNLLETRKTQLSASIGPVNLEGLVGFAGLILSFTVVMIQTFYTN; encoded by the exons ATGGTACTTGTAAGATATTTTGATATGTTAAg GTTTCTCTCTCCGACATTACAG TACGTCGGTTCAGTTAAAGCGGATGTCTATTATtactcttttataaattttcgacCAATGTTTATGACTGGTATGGGCGAAAAACTTATGGACGAACGAAGAAAATCGCGAATGATTatagaacatattttaatttaccatgATTTGA ATCCAGAATACCGTGAACAGATAAAAATTAtggtaaatttattagaaaccAGAAAAACTCAATTGTCAGCAAGTATAGGTCCAGTTAATTTAGAAGGCTTAGTAGGATTTGCGGGCCTTATCCTTTCTTTCACGGTTGTAATGATACAGACATtctacacaaattaa
- the LOC125067155 gene encoding uncharacterized protein LOC125067155 isoform X1 yields the protein MISHPVQNESHNGYCWFELMQIYDKISECIYLFNKIYANQMMLMFNTWLLSTILVFFRFLSPTLQYVGSVKADVYYYSFINFRPMFMTGMGEKLMDERRKSRMIIEHILIYHDLNPEYREQIKIMVNLLETRKTQLSASIGPVNLEGLVGFAGLILSFTVVMIQTFYTN from the exons ATGATCAGTCATCCGGTTCAAAACGAATCCCATAATGGCTATTGTTGGTTTGAACTCAtgcaaatatatgataaaatctctgaatgtatttatcttttcaacaaaatatacgCGAATCAG ATGATGTTGATGTTCAACACATGGCTTTTATCCACTATACTTGTGTTTTTCAGGTTTCTCTCTCCGACATTACAG TACGTCGGTTCAGTTAAAGCGGATGTCTATTATtactcttttataaattttcgacCAATGTTTATGACTGGTATGGGCGAAAAACTTATGGACGAACGAAGAAAATCGCGAATGATTatagaacatattttaatttaccatgATTTGA ATCCAGAATACCGTGAACAGATAAAAATTAtggtaaatttattagaaaccAGAAAAACTCAATTGTCAGCAAGTATAGGTCCAGTTAATTTAGAAGGCTTAGTAGGATTTGCGGGCCTTATCCTTTCTTTCACGGTTGTAATGATACAGACATtctacacaaattaa
- the LOC125067155 gene encoding uncharacterized protein LOC125067155 isoform X2, giving the protein MMCSSKIYNYVARNSISVPKNIELRRKFNYLGERIVHTNILLCEDYFDYVGSVKADVYYYSFINFRPMFMTGMGEKLMDERRKSRMIIEHILIYHDLNPEYREQIKIMVNLLETRKTQLSASIGPVNLEGLVGFAGLILSFTVVMIQTFYTN; this is encoded by the exons atGATGTGCAGTTCCAAAATTTACAATTACGTTGCTAGAAACTCCATAAGTGTTCCAAAGAATATCGAATTGCGCCGAAAGTTCAATTATCTCGGAGAGCGAAtagtacatacaaatattttattatgtgaagactatttcgat TACGTCGGTTCAGTTAAAGCGGATGTCTATTATtactcttttataaattttcgacCAATGTTTATGACTGGTATGGGCGAAAAACTTATGGACGAACGAAGAAAATCGCGAATGATTatagaacatattttaatttaccatgATTTGA ATCCAGAATACCGTGAACAGATAAAAATTAtggtaaatttattagaaaccAGAAAAACTCAATTGTCAGCAAGTATAGGTCCAGTTAATTTAGAAGGCTTAGTAGGATTTGCGGGCCTTATCCTTTCTTTCACGGTTGTAATGATACAGACATtctacacaaattaa